The Thermococcus henrietii genome segment CCCATATGCAAAGTTTTCGTTATAATATCACATGTTAATCTTTATAAAATTTTCTCTAATGTACATTGTAATCAAATATTTTCGTCTAAAGTAGCAAAAAGGAATACGCTTAACTCAAGACAAAAAGGGCCAAGCTTACGCGTTAAACTTCAGAAGACAATCATAAAGAACATACAAGGATAAGAGGAAAGGGAAAAGAATCACTCGATGACCGAGGCGAAGGCGAACTTCCTCTTGACGGAGTTAATCACAATCTCAACCTCGTCCCCGACCTGGGTGTTCGGGACGAATATCACGAAGCCCTGAATCTTGGCGATTCCATCGCCACCCTTTCCAAGGCTCTCAATCTTGACCTTGTAGCGCTCTCCAACCTTAACGGGGGCCTCGCTTCCGTAGTCCCTTCCATATCCATATCTATCTCCGTACATTCACAACACAACCTACACATTTCTGGAACCTTCTCGAAAGACTCCGAGAAGAGTCCCGTTGGGAAGTAGGTTCGAGGGTATATAAAGCTTTGCATAAACGTTAACGAACATTTAAGTCCATTGAGGGAGATTAACAACCCCTGTTCAAAACCAAAGCGTTAGACAACTGTTTTAAGCATCTACGACCAAGGTAGTTTGTGCAAATGCTAAAAATTCTCGGGGTGATAACGTGAAGGTCCCCGTCGTGTGCCCCTACTGTGGCGTCGGCTGTCGGCTCTACATCGAGCGGACGCCGAGCGGTTACAGGCTGGATTACGCTGATGACATGCCTGGCATCCCCAACGAGAACGGAAGCCTCTGTCCAAAGGGTAACGCCGTCCTCGATTTGCTCTCGAAGGACAGGCTCAGGAAGCCCCTCAAGGCGAAGGAAGAAGGTAAGTTCGTCGAGGTGAGCTGGGGTGAGGCCATCAGAGAGGTCGCCAAGAGGCTGAGGGAGATAGCTAAAGACGACCCCAACGGGCTTATGTTCTTCGGCTCGGCAAAGACCTACAACGAGCCGAACTACCTCGTTCAAAAGCTGGCCAGAATGCTCGGGACCAACAACGTCGACCACTGCGCCCGCTTATGCCACTCCTCAACGGTCGCAGGTTTGAAAGCCGTCTTCGGAGCGGGGGCGATGACGAACACCTACCGCGACATCGAGAAGGCGGACGTGATAATGATTTGGGGCCACAACTACGCCGAAACCCACCCCGTCGGCTTCCGCTACGTCATCAAGGCCAAGGAGAGGGGCGCGAAGGTCATCGTCGTTGACCCGCGCTACACGAGGACCGCGTGGTTCTCGGACATCTTCCTCCAGCTCTACCCCGGAACGGACATAGCGCTCGCCAACGGCCTGATGCACGTCATCATAAAGCACGGCCTCCACGACAAGGAGTTCGTGGAGAGGAGAACCGTCGGATTCCAGGAGCTGAAGAAGACCATCGAGAAGTACACGCCCGAGAGGGTCGAGGAGATAACCGGTGTCCCGCGGAGCTGATAGAGGAGGCGGCGGTTACCTTTGCGAGAGCCGAGAACGCGGTAGTTACGTGGGCGATGGGGCTGACGCAGTCGGTTCACGGCTACGACAACGTCAGGGCAGTTGCAACTCTCATAGCAATCACGGGCCACATAGGGAAGCCCGGAAACGGAGCCTCTCCAATGCGCGGGCAGAACAACGTCCAGGGAGCCTGCGACCTCGGCGCTCTCCCGAACGTCTTCCCCGGCTATCAGGCAGTTACGGACGAGGAAAAGAGGAGGTTCTTCGAGGAGTTCTGGGGAACTGAGCTGAGCGGTGAGGTCGGCCTTACGACGGTCGAGGCGACCCACGAGGCCCTGAAGGGCAGGCTGAAGGCCTACTACATCGTCGGCGAGAACCCGGTGATAAGCGAGGCAAACTCGCGCAACGTCGTGAAGGCCCTCAGAAGGCTTGAGTTCCTCGTCGTTCAGGACATCTTTCCGACCGAGACGGCGAGGTTGGCGGACATCGTTCTGCCGGCAACTTCAATGCTCGAAAACGATGGCTCGCTAACCAACACCGAGAGGCGTGTGCAGTGGAGCTTCAAGGCAATCGAACCGCCCGGGGAGGCGAAGCCGGACTGGTGGATAGTTAGCGAGGTCGGAAAGGCCCTCGGATTCACCGGGAATGGACCAAAAGGCTTCGGCTACCGCTCGGCGGAGGACGTTCTGAGGGAGATAAACGCCTGCACGCCCCAGTACAGGGGCATAACGCCTGAGAGGCTCAAGGCCAATCTCGCCGGAATCCACTGGCCGTGCCCGAGCGAAGACCACCCGGGAACGCCCCTGCTCTACACCGAGCGCTTCCTAACGCCTGACGGAAAGGCCCACCTGGCGAGCGTCGAGCACAGACCGCCGGCCGAAACACCCGACGATGAATACCCGCTCATCCTGACGACGACGCGCTACGTCGGGCACTTCCACACGCTGACGATGACTGGAAGGAGCGAGCTCCTGAGGAAGCGCTGGAGGGAGCCGTTCCTCGAGGTCAACCCGAGCGATGCAAGGCGTTTCGGGCTTGAAGACAACGGCTGGGCGCTCATAGAGACGAGGCGTGGCAGATACGTCGCGAGGGTGAAGGTTACCAAGGCCGTGAAGCCCGGTGTGGTGGCGATTCCCTGGCACTGGGGGGCCAACGTCCTGACCAACGACGTCCTCGACCCTGTCTCGAAGATTCCAGATACGAAGGCCTGCGCCTGCCGTGTTAAGCCCGTTGGAGAGGTCGAGGCGAGGCGGATTCTGGAGGAGCTGAGGGCCGAGGGGGTGGTAGCTTGAGCGGGATTCTAATCGACCCCGGCAAGTGCATAGCCTGCCGGGCCTGCGAGGTTGCCTGCGAGAGGGAGCACGGGAGGAGCTTCATAACGGTCTTCGAGTTTGAAAGCTCGGCCGTTCCGCTGAACTGCCGGCACTGCGAGAAGGCGCCATGCATAGAGGCCTGCCCGACCGGGGCGCTCTTCAGGGACAGGGATGGGGCCGTTATGGTGGACGTCAGGAAGTGCATAGGCTGTGACATGTGCCTCCTGGCCTGTCCCTTCGGGATTCCGGAGATTGCAGGAAAGGTCATGGTGAAGTGCGACCTCTGTCCCGAAAGAAGGGCCGAGGGGAAGCTCCCGCTCTGCGTCCAGACCTGCCCGACGGGGGCTTTGAGCTACGTCGAGCCCAACGACTTCTCTGCAGGTAGAAGGAAGGCCTACGCCGAGAGGCTCGCCCTCAGGAGGTCTGAGAATGCGCCCGGTCTTTGACTGGGAGAGGTGCATAGGCTGTCTCGCCTGCGTGAGGGCCTGCAAAACCGGCGCCCTGAGCTACAGCGACGAAGATGGAGTGAGGAGGATAACCTTCGAGCCGAGGCTCTGCGACGGTGACCTGCTCTGCGTTGAGGTCTGCCCGGTAAACGCGGTGAAGGGCTTCCCAAACCACGAGAGCGGGGAGAGCTCGGCCACCTTCGAGCTGGCCCGCTGTGAGAACTGCGGAAGGCTGACGGATTTCACGGTTAAGGAGGTTGAATGGGCTAAAGGAAAAGGCTACTACGAGGTTTTCCTCTGTCGGGAGTGCAGAAAAGCTTTTTCGGTTGAAAAAATTCTCTTGGAGGGTTCCGTATGGAGGGTATGAACTTCGCCTTCCACTGCCTCAAAAGGCCCGAGCCGACGGGAAAGAGGGTTGCGATAATAGGCGCCGGCCCCGCAGGTTTGGCGGCGGCCGGCTACCTCTCCTGTAAGGGCCACGAGGTTCACGTCTACGACAAACTGCCCGAGCCAGGTGGCTTGATGCTCTTCGGGATTCCAGAGTTCAGGATTCCGGTGGAGAGGGTCAGGCTTGGCTACAGAGACCTGGCGGAGCGCATGGGAGTCGTCTTCCATACGGGGGTTAAGGTCGTCTCCGGTGGGAGGAAGGACGAGGGCGACGAGTTCGTCGAGAAGACCGTTGACTTTGAGGAGCTTGTGAGGAACTTCGACGCCGTTTTGATAGCCACGGGGACGTGGCGCTCCTGGGTGGCAGACATTCCGGGAACAGAGCTTGAAGGCGTCTTCAAGGCCCTGGAATACCTCTTCAGGATAAAGGGCGCCAAGCTCAGCCACATGGACTGGAGTGAGGTGCCCGAGATAGAGGGCAAGAGGGTAATGGTCGTGGGAGCCGGTCATACTGCCTGCGACGCCGCGCTTGAAAGCCTTCTGATGGGGGCCGAGAAGGTTTACATGAGCTACCGCAGGACGATAAGAGAAGCCCCGGCAGGGAGCTACGAGATAAACCTCCTCCGCGAGAGGGGCGTTGAGTGGCTCGAACTGACGATGCCGAAGAGAATCATCGGCGAGAACGGGAAGGTCAAGGCCGTGGAGCTCATCAGGACAAAGCTCAGCGAGCCGGACGAGAGCGGAAGGAGGAGGCCCGTCCCAATAGAGGGAAGCGAGTTCACGGTCAACGTGGATTACATTGTCTTCGCGATAGGACAGACGCCGACGCCTCCATTCGGCGAGAACTGCGGAATAGCGACCGATAGAAAGGGCAGAATCATCGTTGATTCAAGGCACATGACGAGCAGGGAGGGAATCTTCGCGGCCGGAGACGTTGTTCTGGGTCCTTCACTCGTAGGCAGGGCAACGAAAGACGGCCTCTACGCCGCTCGCGATGTTCACCTCTGGCTGATGGAGGTGGGAGCATGAAGCTCCTCGTGGACTTCAACGCCTGCATAGGTTGCGAGACCTGTGAAGCCGTGTGCGACTTCATTCACGACGGAAGGCCCAACATAAGGGTGGTTTTCGCGAGCAACGGCGTCGGCGTCCCGATTAACTGCCGGCACTGCGACGACGCGCCCTGTATGGCGGTATGTCCCGTAAACGCCATCACCCGCGATAAGGACGGAGCGGTTATAATCAACGAGGAGAAGTGCATAGGCTGTCTCATGTGCCTCTCGGTCTGCCCGTTCGGGGCGATAGGCTACGAGCCGGTCGTTAGAGTTGTTTACAAGTGCGACATGTGCGCCGAGAGAAGGGCCGAGGGTTTGAAGCCGGCCTGCCACGAGATGTGCCCGGCGAACGCAATCTACTACGGCCCCGACGGCGGGGAGGAGAAGAGGGCAAAGGTTGCCGAACTTGTAGCCGTGGAAAGGGGCAGTCAAGGTATTTAACCTTTGGTTTAAAACAAGCTGTTCCCTACCTTTGTTTTCAATTATAAGCTTTGGAAAAGCGTTTTAAGTAAAATAAAGAACTGAAAATCGAGAGCTAAAAGAAAACTCCGTTGGAGGTGGTA includes the following:
- a CDS encoding TRAM domain-containing protein; translation: MYGDRYGYGRDYGSEAPVKVGERYKVKIESLGKGGDGIAKIQGFVIFVPNTQVGDEVEIVINSVKRKFAFASVIE
- a CDS encoding FAD-dependent oxidoreductase, whose protein sequence is MEGMNFAFHCLKRPEPTGKRVAIIGAGPAGLAAAGYLSCKGHEVHVYDKLPEPGGLMLFGIPEFRIPVERVRLGYRDLAERMGVVFHTGVKVVSGGRKDEGDEFVEKTVDFEELVRNFDAVLIATGTWRSWVADIPGTELEGVFKALEYLFRIKGAKLSHMDWSEVPEIEGKRVMVVGAGHTACDAALESLLMGAEKVYMSYRRTIREAPAGSYEINLLRERGVEWLELTMPKRIIGENGKVKAVELIRTKLSEPDESGRRRPVPIEGSEFTVNVDYIVFAIGQTPTPPFGENCGIATDRKGRIIVDSRHMTSREGIFAAGDVVLGPSLVGRATKDGLYAARDVHLWLMEVGA
- a CDS encoding 4Fe-4S dicluster domain-containing protein, giving the protein MSGILIDPGKCIACRACEVACEREHGRSFITVFEFESSAVPLNCRHCEKAPCIEACPTGALFRDRDGAVMVDVRKCIGCDMCLLACPFGIPEIAGKVMVKCDLCPERRAEGKLPLCVQTCPTGALSYVEPNDFSAGRRKAYAERLALRRSENAPGL
- a CDS encoding 4Fe-4S dicluster domain-containing protein, producing the protein MRPVFDWERCIGCLACVRACKTGALSYSDEDGVRRITFEPRLCDGDLLCVEVCPVNAVKGFPNHESGESSATFELARCENCGRLTDFTVKEVEWAKGKGYYEVFLCRECRKAFSVEKILLEGSVWRV
- a CDS encoding 4Fe-4S dicluster domain-containing protein codes for the protein MKLLVDFNACIGCETCEAVCDFIHDGRPNIRVVFASNGVGVPINCRHCDDAPCMAVCPVNAITRDKDGAVIINEEKCIGCLMCLSVCPFGAIGYEPVVRVVYKCDMCAERRAEGLKPACHEMCPANAIYYGPDGGEEKRAKVAELVAVERGSQGI